One part of the Hippoglossus hippoglossus isolate fHipHip1 chromosome 11, fHipHip1.pri, whole genome shotgun sequence genome encodes these proteins:
- the LOC117770920 gene encoding cilia- and flagella-associated protein 69-like isoform X1, whose product MDSGKVLHRKKPDIPGAADMRQHQEVSAKSLDSTKVIRLLEDPLTANLKERHLFVLKKLLKRSQVGFLLKDLKDVAKILNICAEKVKDHPEYLPILCEALKICRFPFLKEKASDELKYAQDVIEFISHLGCLMRVSEAEVRQQIVETVKSFYNHVAPKQLHDGTDSATRTKPRTLCSNRFSRLSLSLQPTSPGYRLQLLELSDVAQTLLLSMSTLENQPTIKLQLLKTLQILSGSSDMNCALILNARGAETICLHMNQPDPSGQVLVHSSEILWNLLERGSKDTVTAQLSSMECIVSLKEAFFHQLMSGFQPSDLQLRNDLLVITTLIAENPNSLLIESLFAKQLMVFVTFPELKTHNPLVRNFKLSYNSEDLKMKKMLLNLLVLMSKDLAALQLYKEEQVMLALLTLVKPPAATAEQRSGLRHWSSIQQEELQLQALATLATIAPLMLDEYVSCLGNARLLLLLDWCTGQDSYFGDCHSFHGTGGRGSKKAQMRHCIRVLRSVTSLGEESVIQDLCDQGTINQLMGILMQMEASPDEEDLVTLEIKSDIQLILSALCESDMHRKELFGAEGVEMTVHFLKKGPDKFYSGLGHNKLILSTVDCVWSCIVGCYTTEDYFLVKEGVFLLLDLLVSSPRCVHAIVLATLLELCDNPNTLTHILSWRDDGGRTASRLLLQLWRLEEEELGVTRDQHGGITDPQRLVLRRYQEDTQLSSNTPSAAVLEISENLRSKIYSIFCKLGFLDLPGLSAKDYVTLGIIRRYLDFKVGEVWDEVSRELILDGVRPISPDQESLSAICKIAEDTARKVMTEQISILEQQRKEEACEEEIIYTEIKSHWKQRELTAKSWDSYVSKTSNYEILKEVKAQRKEDMESSRPKRTDADPAVHPAEHFVGQVIAAESSEAQAPAGVKLTLTKPLTQSPGRNPEEPAARDPEFFSSGSVKDV is encoded by the exons ATGGATTCAGGGAAAGTTTTACACAGAAAGAAACCGGACATCCCCGGAGCAGCAGACATGAGGCAGCACCAGGAG GTCAGTGCCAAAAGTCTGGATTCAACAAAGGTGATTCGTCTCCTTGAAGATCCGTTGACG GCTAATTTGAAGGAGAGGCACCTTTTTGTCCTGAAGAAACTATTGAAGAGAAGCCAAGTTGGTTTT CTGTTGAAGGATCTGAAAGACGTCGCCAAAATTCTCAATATCTGTGCTGAGAAAGTGAAGGACCACCCTGAATATCTGCCCATATTGTGTGAGGCTCTTAAAATCTGCAG aTTTCCCTTCCTGAAGGAGAAAGCATCTGATGAGCTGAAATACGCTCAGGACGTCATCGAGTTCATCTCCCACTTGG GGTGTCTCATGAGGGTGTCAGAAGCCGAAGTGAGACAACAGATAGTTGAAACTGTGAAATCATTCTACAACCATGTGGCTCCTAAACAGCTGCACGACGGTACGGACAGTGCCACCAGGACGAAGCCTCGGACTTTATGCTCTAACAGATTTTCTAGACTTTCACTAA GTCTCCAGCCGACCTCTCCAGGCtacaggctgcagctgctggagctcaGTGACGTGGCACAGACGCTGCTCCTCTCCATGAGCACTCTGGAGAACCAGCCCACCATCaagctgcagctcctgaagaCCCTTCAGATCCTCTCAGGCTCCTCTG ATATGAACTGTGCTTTAATACTGAATGCACGGGGAGCcgagacaatctgtctccacATGAACCAGCCCGACCCGTCCGGTCAGGTCCTTGTCCACTCCTCAGAAATCCTCTGGAACCTGCTGGAGAGAGGCAGCAAGGACACGGTCACCGCTCAGCTCAGCAGCATGGAGTGTATTGT ATCTCTGAAGGAAGCGTTCTTTCACCAGCTGATGAGCGGTTTCCAACCTTCAGACCTCCAACTCAGAAATGATCTGCTCGTGATCACAACTCTCATCGCTGAAAACCCCAACTCTCTGCTCATT GAGAGTCTATTTGCGAAGCAGCTCATGGTGTTCGTCACATTTCCTGAGT TGAAAACTCACAATCCCCTGGTTCGCAACTTCAAACTCAGCTACAACAGCgaagatttgaaaatgaagaagaTGCTGTTGAATCTGTTGGTTTTGATGTCGAAGGATTTGGCTGCGCTGCAG ctttACAAAGAGGAACAGGTGATGCTGGCCCTGCTGACGCTCGTGAAGCCACCTGCTGCCACGGCTGAGCAACGATCGGGTTTGCGTCACTGGTCCTCGATCCAGCAGGAAGAGCTCCAGCTGCAGGCACTGGCCACGCTCGCCACCATCGCTCCGCTCATGTTGGACGAGTACGTGTCATGTCTGGGAAACGCAcgcctgctgctcctgctggacTGGTGCACAGGGCAAG attCCTACTTTGGCGATTGTCACAGTTTCCATGGCACCGGAGGCAGAGGCAGTAAGAAGGCTCAGATGAGGCACTGCATCAGAGTTCTCAGATCTGTGACGTCTTTAGGTGAAGAGTCCGTCATCCAGGACCTTTGTGACCAAGGAACCATCAATCAGCTCATGG GGATTTTGATGCAGATGGAAGCGAGTCCTGATGAGGAGGATCTGGTGACGCTGGAGATAAAGTCAGACATTCAGCTGATTCTTTCAGCGCTGTGTGAGAGCGACATGCACAGGAAG GAACTGTTTGGGGCAGAGGGAGTTGAGATGACAGTTCATTTCCTGAAGAAAGGCCCTGACAAGTTCTACAGCGGCCTGGGACACAACAAGCTCATCCTCTCCACGGTCGACTGTGTGTG GTCCTGCATCGTGGGCTGCTACACCACAGAGGATTATTTCTTGGTTAAAGAAGGAGTGTTTCTTCTGCTTGACTTACTCGTT TCGAGCCCGAGGTGTGTGCACGCCATCGTTCTCGCCACCCTGTTGGAGTTATGTGACAACCCCAACACTCTGACTCACATCCTGAGCTGGAGGGATGACGGCGGTCGGACAGCGTCCagactcctgctgcagctgtggaggctggaagaggaggaactgGGAGTCACCAGAGACCAACATGGAGGGATAACAG ATCCCCAGAGGCTCGTCCTCAGGCGTTACCAGGAGGACACCCAGCTGTCATCGAACACGCCGAGTGCAGCAGTGCTGGAGATATCAGAGAACCTGCGGTCGAAGATTTACTCCATCTTCTGCAAACTTG GTTTTCTGGACCTCCCCGGATTGTCAGCCAAAGATTATGTGACTTTGGGCATCATCAGGAGATATCTGGACTTTAAG GTCGGTGAGGTGTGGGACGAGGTCAGCAGGGAGCTGATTCTAGACGGCGTGAGGCCGATCAGCCCAGACCAGGAGTCTCTGAGCGCCATCTGTAAGATCGCAGAGGACACTGCAAGGAAGGTGATGACGGAACAAATCAGCAtcctggagcagcagaggaaggaggaggcgTGTGAGGAGGAGATCATATACACGGAG ATAAAGTCTCACTGGAAACAACGGGAGCTCACAGCGAAGTCTTGGGACAGTTATGTTTCCAAAACCTCGAACTATGAAATCCTGAAG GAGGTAAAAGCCCAGAGGAAGGAAGACATGGAATCATCCAGACCCAAACGAACGGACGCGGATCCTGCGGTTCATCCTGCAGAG CATTTCGTTGGGCAGGTGATCGCAGCAGAGAGCTCTGAGGCTCAGGCGCCTGCAGGAGTGAAGCTGACTCTGACCAAACCTCTAACCCAGAGTCCAGGTCGGAACCCGGAGGAACCAGCAGCACGGGACCCAGAGTTCTTCAGCTCCGGGTCTGTCAAAGACGTTTAA
- the LOC117770923 gene encoding lysine-specific histone demethylase 1B produces MLSDADYCGNASGARRAKKRSSGEAPGDSQTLRSSGRQINVRVKRTNNPPPGQSKRKATDTEEEDDQSEKKYRKCEKAGCSATYPVCFASANERCAKNGYTSRWYHLSCGEHFCNECFDHYYRSHKDGYETFASWKKVWTSNGKSEPSLKAFMADQQLPFWVQCTKPECRKWRQLTKEIQLTPSLAATYRCGMKFNNIKSEGPDQCSQPEDLRVAEVTDSWWHSMLILPPLFKESPASPFLAAYYPDCVGMSPSGSPSNMSLNDLRADHCRAVPPQIPGLCPYFQPFYQPNECGKALCVRPDMMELDELYEFPEFSRDPTMYLALRNLILASWHKNCKEMLTSQKCAQHIIVRGLVRVRCVQELDRVLNFMTRKGLINTGLLAVKQPLLPERHRAKNVIVIGAGASGLAAARQLQNFGTQVMVLEARERIGGRVWDDSSLGVTVGRGAQIVNGCVNNPIALMCEQMGIQMHKLGERCDLFQEGGQVTDPAIDKRMDFHFNAILDVVSDWRKDKSQNQDTPLGEKVQEVKKNFLQESGIQFSELEEKVLQFHLSNLEYGCGSMLDQVSARSWDHNECFAQFSGDHTLLNKGYSVLLHKLAEALDVRTKCPVQAIDYSGDVVRVTSSNGSQWTAQKVLVTVPLTLLQKNLIQFNPPLPERKLKAIHSLGAGIIEKIALQFPYRFWDNKIQGADYFGHIPPGPDKRGMFSVFYDMDPQGKQAVLMSVITGDAVPAVRDLEDKAVVDECMKVLRALFKEQDVPEPIHFFVTHWSKDIWSQMSYSFVKTGGSGEAYDILAEDIQGKVFFAGEATNRHFPQTVTGAYLSGVREASKMAAM; encoded by the exons ATGCTGTCAGACGCAG ACTACTGCGGGAACGCCTCCGGTGCCCGGCGGGCCAAGAAGAGGAGCTCCGGGGAGGCGCCGGGGGACAGCCAGACCCTGCGCTCCTCCGGGAGGCAGATCAACGTCCGGGTGAAGCGAACCAACAACCCGCCACCTGGACAG AGCAAGAGAAAAgctacagacacagaggaagaggacgatCAGTCCGAGAAGAAGTACAGAAAGTGTGAGAAGGCTGGATGCTCTGCCACGTACCCCGTGTGTTTTGCGAGCGCAAATGAGAG ATGTGCTAAGAACGGATACACGTCTCGATGGTATCATCTGTCCTGTGGTGAACATTTCTGCAATGAATGCTTCGATCACTACTACAGGAG ccACAAAGACGGCTATGAGACCTTTGCATCGTGGAAGAAGGTGTGGACGAGTAATGGGAAAAGTGAGCCCAGTCTTAAAGCTTTCATGGCCGATCAGCAGCTGCCGTTCTGG GTTCAATGCACCAAACCGGAGTGTAGGAAGTGGCGTCAGCTGACTAAGGAGATCCAACTCACTCCTTCCTTAGCAGCAACATATCGCTGTGGAATGAAGTTCAACAACATTAAG AGTGAAGGACCGGACCAGTGCTCCCAACCAGAGGACCTG AGAGTAGCTGAGGTGACCGACAGCTGGTGGCATTCAATGCTGATTTTGCCGCCACTGTTTAAAGAAAGTCCAGCCAGCCCTTTCCTCGCTGCCTACTACCCCGACTGTGTGGGAATGAGTCCGTCAGGCTCTCCCAGCAACATGTCTCTGAACGATCTGAGGGCCGATCACTGCCGAGCTGTACCGCCACAAA TTCCAGGTCTGTGTCCGTACTTCCAGCCCTTCTATCAGCCTAATGAGTGTGGCAAGGCCCTGTGTGTGCGGCCGGATATGATGGAGCTGGATGAGCTTTACGAGTTTCCAGAGTTTTCTCGTGATCCCACCATGTACTTGGCTTTGCGTAACCTTATTCTGGCTTCCTGGCACAAGAACTGCAAG GAGATGCTGACCTCTCAGAAATGTGCCCAGCACATCATTGTCCGGGGGTTGGTGCGTGTGCGCTGCGTGCAGGAGCTGGACCGGGTGCTCAACTTCATGACCAGGAAGGGTTTGATCAACACGGGTTTGCTGGCGGTCAAACAGCCGCTCCTCCCCGAAAGACATCGGGCT AAGAACGTTATCGTCATCGGTGCTGGAGCTTCAGGACTTGCTGCTGCCCGGCAGCTGCAAAACTTTGGCACTCAG GTGATGGTGCTGGAGGCGAGGGAGAGAATCGGAGGTCGAGTGTGGGATGACTCGTCTCTGGGCGTCACTGTGGGCCGAGGAGCACAAATTGTCAATGGTTGTGTAAATAACCCCATTGCCCTGATGTGTGAACAG ATGGGCATCCAGATGCACAAGCTGGGGGAGCGGTGTGACCTCTTccaggagggaggacaggttACTGACCCGGCCATTGACAAGCGCATGGACTTCCACTTTAACGCCATCCTGGACGTGGTGTCAGATTGGAGGAAGGACAAGTCACAGAACCAGGACACACCACTTGGAG aaaaagtccaggaggtgaagaagaactTTCTGCAGGAGTCTGGGATCCAGTTTAGTGAGTTGGAGGAGAAAGTGCTTCAGTTTCACCTCAGCAACCTGGAGTATGGCTGTGGAAGCATGTTAGACCAG gtATCAGCAAGATCCTGGGATCACAACGAGTGTTTTGCCCAATTCTCAGGAGACCACACTTTACTCAATAAGGGCTACTCGGTCTTACTCCACAAACTGGCCGAGGCCCTCGACGTCCGCACAAAGTGTCCg GTTCAGGCCATTGACTACTCAGGTGACGTTGTCAGAGTTACCTCCTCCAATGGGTCCCAGTGGACGGCACAGAAG GTTCTTGTTACAGTCCCATTGACTTTACTGCAGAAGAATTTGATTCAGTTCAACCCTCCACTTCCTGAAAGGAAACTGAAAGCAATCCACAGTCTGGGAGCTGGTATCATAGAAAAG ATCGCTCTTCAGTTCCCGTACAGATTCTGGGACAACAAAATCCAAGGGGCCGATTACTTTGGTCACATCCCACCGGGTCCTGACAAGAGAGGCATGTTCAGCGTCTTCTATGACATGGATCCACAG GGAAAGCAGGCTGTCCTCATGTCAGTGATCACTGGTGATGCCGTCCCTGCTGTTCGGGACCTGGAGGACAAGGCGGTGGTTGATGAGTGCATGAAAGTTCTGCGTGCACTTTTCAAGGAACAG GACGTCCCGGAGCCGATACACTTCTTTGTCACACATTGGAGCAAAGACATCTGGTCCCAGATGTCCTACAGCTTTGTGAAGACAGGCGGCAGTGGAGAGGCCTATGACATCCTTGCTGAAGACATACAGGGCAAAGTCTTCTTTGCTGGCGAG GCCACCAACAGACACTTCCCTCAGACTGTGACCGGAGCCTACCTCAGTGGGGTCCGAGAGGCCAGCAAGATGGCTGCTATGTAA
- the LOC117770924 gene encoding Na(+)/H(+) exchanger beta-like codes for MAALTLRAPRSSSSSSGRSAARLAGVLACVLLLAAGASASRDEVSGESNGTRRDPGRVAEPGERDLHPRSNSPAPKKAFPVLSLNYEHVRKPFEISLWILLALLMKLGFHIIPRVSNVVPESCLLIVVGLLVGGLIKAIGEKAPVLHSELFFLYLLPPIILDAGYFLPIRPFMENLGTILVFAVVGTLWNAFFVGGMMYGVCQIEGTQLGSVDLLSCLLFGTIVSAVDPVAVLAVFEEIHINELLHILVFGESLLNDAVTVVLYHLFKEFSQAGTVTVGDALLGVVCFFVVSLGGIMVGAIYGLLGAFTSRFTSHTRVIEPLFVFLYSYMAYLSAEVFRLSGIMSLISCGVMMRPYVEANISHKSHTTIKYFLKMWSSVTETLIFIFLGVSTVAGPHSWNWTFVILTVLLCLVSRVLGVIGLTYIINKFRIVKLTKKDQFIVAYGGLRGAIAFSLGFLLTNNEMKNMFLTAIITVIFFTVFVQGMTIRPLVELLAVKKKKESKRSINEEIHTQFLDHLLTGIEDICGHYGHHHWKDKLNRFNKSYVKKWLIAGERSTEPQLISFYNKMEMKQAMMLVESGSAAKLPTIVSSVSMQNIQPKGATRGRAIPSISKSREAEIRKILRANLQKTRQRLRSYSRHDLMIDPFEDNLSEVRFRKQRVEMERRMSHYLTVPANRQETPSVRKVCFEPEHQVYTYDTEGESPRGRAAQTHPSPPDAIGLMNESTLRPNQSSALRDKGETELRAKAPDDQEEQLKLSRCLSDPGPNKDEEEDGSFLS; via the exons ATGGCTGCTCTCACGCTCCGTGCTCcccggagcagcagcagcagcagtggccgCTCCGCAGCGCGTCTCGCTGGGGTGCTCGCCTGCGTGTTGCTGCTCGCTGCCGGTGCCTCCGCGAGTCGTGACGAGGTTTCTGGGGAGAGCAACGGGACGAGGAGGGACCCAGGCCGGGTGGCAGAGCCGGGGGAGCGGGACCTCCATCCCCGGAGCAACTCCCCGGCTCCTAAGAAGGCTTTCCCCGTCCTCTCCTTGAACTACGAGCACGTCAGGAAGCCCTTCGAGATCTCTCTGTGGATCCTCCTGGCTCTGCTCATGAAACTCG GTTTTCATATTATCCCCCGAGTGTCTAACGTGGTCCCAGAGAGCTGCCTGCTGATCGTCGTCGGGCTGCTGGTCGGCGGCCTCATCAAAGCCATCGGAGAGAAAGCCCCCGTCCTCCACTCCGAGCTCTTCTTCctctacctgctgcctcccATCATCCTCGATGCCGGCTACTTCCTGCCCATCCGGCCCTTCATGGAGAACCTGGGCACCATCCTGGTGTTCGCGGTGGTGGGCACGCTGTGGAACGCCTTCTTTGTCGGCGGGATGATGTACGGGGTGTGTCAGATTGAGGGAACGCAGCTGGGCAGCGTGGACCTGCTGTCCTGCCTGCTGTTCGGCACCATCGTCTCGGCCGTGGACCCCGTGGCCGTGCTGGCCGTGTTCGAGGAGATCCACATCAACGAGCTGCTGCACATCCTCGTGTTCGGGGAGTCGCTGCTCAACGACGCCGTCACCGTG gttCTGTATCACCTGTTCAAGGAGTTTTCTCAGGCAGGAACCGTGACTGTGGGCGACGCCCTCCTTGGCGTGGTCTGCTTCTTCGTGGTTTCTCTGGGAGGCATCATGGTCGGAGCCATCTACGGCCTCCTGGGGGCTTTCACCTCCCGCTTCACCTCTCACACTCGGGTCATCGAGCCGCTGTTTGTCTTCCTCTACAGCTACATGGCGTACCTCTCCGCTGAGGTCTTCCGCCTGTCAGGGATCATGTC GTTGATATCGTGTGGCGTGATGATGCGACCGTACGTGGAGGCCAACATCTCCCACAAGTCCCACACCACCATCAAATACTTCCTGAAGATGTGGAGCAGCGTGACCGAGAcgctcatcttcatcttccttgGTGTTTCCACTGTAGCAGGTCCTCACTCCTGGAACTGGACCTTCGTCATTCTCACCGTTCTCCTGTGTTTAGTGTCGAGAGTGTTGG gagtCATCGGCCTCACGTACATCATCAATAAATTTCGTATCGTGAAGTTGACCAAAAAGGACCAGTTCATCGTGGCCTACGGTGGCCTGCGAGGGGCCATCGCCTTCTCACTGGGCTTCCTGCTGACCAACAACGAGATGAAGAACATGTTCCTCACCGCCATCATCACCGTCATCTTCTTCACCGTCTTTGTGCAG ggGATGACGATCCGGCCTCTGGTGGAGCTTCttgcagtgaagaagaagaaggagagcaaAAGATCAATAAACGAGGAGATTCACACACAG TTCCTGGATCATCTCCTCACAGGGATCGAAGACATCTGTGGTCATTACGGACACCATCACTGGAAAGACAA GCTGAACCGCTTCAACAAGTCGTACGTGAAGAAGTGGCTGATCGCCGGCGAACGCTCCACCGAGCCTCAGCTCATCTCCTTctacaacaagatggagatgaaacaGGCCATGATGCTGGTGGAGAGCGGGAGCGCCGCCAAGCTGCCCACCATCGTGTCCTCCGTCTCCATGCA GAACATTCAGCCGAAGGGCGCGACCAGAGGACGAGCGATACCGAGCATCTCCAAGAGTCGAGAGGCGGAGATCAGAAAGATCCTGCGAGCAAACCTGCAGAAGACGAGACAGAGG cttCGCTCCTACAGCCGACACGACCTGATGATCGACCCCTTCGAGGACAATCTGAGTGAGGTTCGCTTCAGGAAGCAGAgggtggagatggagaggagg ATGAGTCACTACCTCACGGTCCCTGCCAACCGCCAGGAAACCCCGTCTGTGAGAAAAGTCTGTTTTGAGCCAG AACACCAGGTTTATACGTACGACACTGAGGGCGAGAGCCCCAGAGGTCGAGCAGCTCAGACACATCCCAGCCCTCCTGACGCCATCGGCCTGATGAACGAATCGACCCTGAGGCCCAATCAGAGCAGCGCACTGCGAGATAAAGGTGAAACAGAGCTGAGGGCGAAAGCACCCGACGACCAGGAGGAGCAACTGAAACTATCCCGCTGCCTTAGTGACCCTGGGCCAAacaaagatgaggaggaggacggctCCTTCCTCTCATGA
- the LOC117770920 gene encoding cilia- and flagella-associated protein 69-like isoform X2 yields the protein MDSGKVLHRKKPDIPGAADMRQHQEVSAKSLDSTKVIRLLEDPLTANLKERHLFVLKKLLKRSQVGFLLKDLKDVAKILNICAEKVKDHPEYLPILCEALKICRFPFLKEKASDELKYAQDVIEFISHLGCLMRVSEAEVRQQIVETVKSFYNHVAPKQLHDGLQPTSPGYRLQLLELSDVAQTLLLSMSTLENQPTIKLQLLKTLQILSGSSDMNCALILNARGAETICLHMNQPDPSGQVLVHSSEILWNLLERGSKDTVTAQLSSMECIVSLKEAFFHQLMSGFQPSDLQLRNDLLVITTLIAENPNSLLIESLFAKQLMVFVTFPELKTHNPLVRNFKLSYNSEDLKMKKMLLNLLVLMSKDLAALQLYKEEQVMLALLTLVKPPAATAEQRSGLRHWSSIQQEELQLQALATLATIAPLMLDEYVSCLGNARLLLLLDWCTGQDSYFGDCHSFHGTGGRGSKKAQMRHCIRVLRSVTSLGEESVIQDLCDQGTINQLMGILMQMEASPDEEDLVTLEIKSDIQLILSALCESDMHRKELFGAEGVEMTVHFLKKGPDKFYSGLGHNKLILSTVDCVWSCIVGCYTTEDYFLVKEGVFLLLDLLVSSPRCVHAIVLATLLELCDNPNTLTHILSWRDDGGRTASRLLLQLWRLEEEELGVTRDQHGGITDPQRLVLRRYQEDTQLSSNTPSAAVLEISENLRSKIYSIFCKLGFLDLPGLSAKDYVTLGIIRRYLDFKVGEVWDEVSRELILDGVRPISPDQESLSAICKIAEDTARKVMTEQISILEQQRKEEACEEEIIYTEIKSHWKQRELTAKSWDSYVSKTSNYEILKEVKAQRKEDMESSRPKRTDADPAVHPAEHFVGQVIAAESSEAQAPAGVKLTLTKPLTQSPGRNPEEPAARDPEFFSSGSVKDV from the exons ATGGATTCAGGGAAAGTTTTACACAGAAAGAAACCGGACATCCCCGGAGCAGCAGACATGAGGCAGCACCAGGAG GTCAGTGCCAAAAGTCTGGATTCAACAAAGGTGATTCGTCTCCTTGAAGATCCGTTGACG GCTAATTTGAAGGAGAGGCACCTTTTTGTCCTGAAGAAACTATTGAAGAGAAGCCAAGTTGGTTTT CTGTTGAAGGATCTGAAAGACGTCGCCAAAATTCTCAATATCTGTGCTGAGAAAGTGAAGGACCACCCTGAATATCTGCCCATATTGTGTGAGGCTCTTAAAATCTGCAG aTTTCCCTTCCTGAAGGAGAAAGCATCTGATGAGCTGAAATACGCTCAGGACGTCATCGAGTTCATCTCCCACTTGG GGTGTCTCATGAGGGTGTCAGAAGCCGAAGTGAGACAACAGATAGTTGAAACTGTGAAATCATTCTACAACCATGTGGCTCCTAAACAGCTGCACGACG GTCTCCAGCCGACCTCTCCAGGCtacaggctgcagctgctggagctcaGTGACGTGGCACAGACGCTGCTCCTCTCCATGAGCACTCTGGAGAACCAGCCCACCATCaagctgcagctcctgaagaCCCTTCAGATCCTCTCAGGCTCCTCTG ATATGAACTGTGCTTTAATACTGAATGCACGGGGAGCcgagacaatctgtctccacATGAACCAGCCCGACCCGTCCGGTCAGGTCCTTGTCCACTCCTCAGAAATCCTCTGGAACCTGCTGGAGAGAGGCAGCAAGGACACGGTCACCGCTCAGCTCAGCAGCATGGAGTGTATTGT ATCTCTGAAGGAAGCGTTCTTTCACCAGCTGATGAGCGGTTTCCAACCTTCAGACCTCCAACTCAGAAATGATCTGCTCGTGATCACAACTCTCATCGCTGAAAACCCCAACTCTCTGCTCATT GAGAGTCTATTTGCGAAGCAGCTCATGGTGTTCGTCACATTTCCTGAGT TGAAAACTCACAATCCCCTGGTTCGCAACTTCAAACTCAGCTACAACAGCgaagatttgaaaatgaagaagaTGCTGTTGAATCTGTTGGTTTTGATGTCGAAGGATTTGGCTGCGCTGCAG ctttACAAAGAGGAACAGGTGATGCTGGCCCTGCTGACGCTCGTGAAGCCACCTGCTGCCACGGCTGAGCAACGATCGGGTTTGCGTCACTGGTCCTCGATCCAGCAGGAAGAGCTCCAGCTGCAGGCACTGGCCACGCTCGCCACCATCGCTCCGCTCATGTTGGACGAGTACGTGTCATGTCTGGGAAACGCAcgcctgctgctcctgctggacTGGTGCACAGGGCAAG attCCTACTTTGGCGATTGTCACAGTTTCCATGGCACCGGAGGCAGAGGCAGTAAGAAGGCTCAGATGAGGCACTGCATCAGAGTTCTCAGATCTGTGACGTCTTTAGGTGAAGAGTCCGTCATCCAGGACCTTTGTGACCAAGGAACCATCAATCAGCTCATGG GGATTTTGATGCAGATGGAAGCGAGTCCTGATGAGGAGGATCTGGTGACGCTGGAGATAAAGTCAGACATTCAGCTGATTCTTTCAGCGCTGTGTGAGAGCGACATGCACAGGAAG GAACTGTTTGGGGCAGAGGGAGTTGAGATGACAGTTCATTTCCTGAAGAAAGGCCCTGACAAGTTCTACAGCGGCCTGGGACACAACAAGCTCATCCTCTCCACGGTCGACTGTGTGTG GTCCTGCATCGTGGGCTGCTACACCACAGAGGATTATTTCTTGGTTAAAGAAGGAGTGTTTCTTCTGCTTGACTTACTCGTT TCGAGCCCGAGGTGTGTGCACGCCATCGTTCTCGCCACCCTGTTGGAGTTATGTGACAACCCCAACACTCTGACTCACATCCTGAGCTGGAGGGATGACGGCGGTCGGACAGCGTCCagactcctgctgcagctgtggaggctggaagaggaggaactgGGAGTCACCAGAGACCAACATGGAGGGATAACAG ATCCCCAGAGGCTCGTCCTCAGGCGTTACCAGGAGGACACCCAGCTGTCATCGAACACGCCGAGTGCAGCAGTGCTGGAGATATCAGAGAACCTGCGGTCGAAGATTTACTCCATCTTCTGCAAACTTG GTTTTCTGGACCTCCCCGGATTGTCAGCCAAAGATTATGTGACTTTGGGCATCATCAGGAGATATCTGGACTTTAAG GTCGGTGAGGTGTGGGACGAGGTCAGCAGGGAGCTGATTCTAGACGGCGTGAGGCCGATCAGCCCAGACCAGGAGTCTCTGAGCGCCATCTGTAAGATCGCAGAGGACACTGCAAGGAAGGTGATGACGGAACAAATCAGCAtcctggagcagcagaggaaggaggaggcgTGTGAGGAGGAGATCATATACACGGAG ATAAAGTCTCACTGGAAACAACGGGAGCTCACAGCGAAGTCTTGGGACAGTTATGTTTCCAAAACCTCGAACTATGAAATCCTGAAG GAGGTAAAAGCCCAGAGGAAGGAAGACATGGAATCATCCAGACCCAAACGAACGGACGCGGATCCTGCGGTTCATCCTGCAGAG CATTTCGTTGGGCAGGTGATCGCAGCAGAGAGCTCTGAGGCTCAGGCGCCTGCAGGAGTGAAGCTGACTCTGACCAAACCTCTAACCCAGAGTCCAGGTCGGAACCCGGAGGAACCAGCAGCACGGGACCCAGAGTTCTTCAGCTCCGGGTCTGTCAAAGACGTTTAA
- the LOC117771005 gene encoding fatty acid-binding protein, liver-like: protein MHNKHPQAAAQPGAMDFSGTWKVYSEENLEEFLKIVGAPQMVVKMRKEVKPVIVIEQKGKDFTFTMKTPVCTKVHSFSLGQESEMESLDGRKFKCTIREEKGKLITETAKFTSVREIQGEDMVETVTSGSVTFISRSRRV, encoded by the exons ATGCACAACAAACACCCTCAGGCAGCAGCACAACCAGGAGCTATGGACTTCAGCGGCACCTGGAAAGTTTATTCTGAGGAAAATCTGGAGGAGTTCCTGAAGATAGTTG gTGCACCTCAGATGGTCGTGAAAATGCGTAAGGAGGTCAAACCGGTGATAGTGATCGAGCAGAAAGGCAAAGATTTCACCTTCACAATGAAAACTCCCGTCTGCACCAAAGTTCACTCGTTCAGCCTCGGACAGGAGTCAGAGATGGAGTCTTTGGACGGCAGGAAGTTCAAG TGCACcatcagagaggagaaggggaagCTGATCACTGAGACTGCTAAATTCACGTCTGTCCGAGAGATCCAGGGAGAGGACATGGTCGAG ACGGTCACTTCTGGATCAGTGACTTTCATCAGCAGAAGCAGACGAGTTTGA